The sequence below is a genomic window from Prosthecobacter dejongeii.
GGTGCCGTCCTGGTAGGCCGCGTGCTGCATGATCTGCTGCGCAAAGAGGAAGCCGCCAAGGGCCTGAGCATCGGCTCCCTGGGCGGACTGACCATGGGCGCAGACCCCATCACCCTCGCTGTGGCGATGACATCCAGCCTCGCTGGCGAGACCAAGCTCATCCAGGCCTTCAACGTGCGCAAAGAACCGAAAGGCCATGGTCGGGGCAAGCGCATCGAAGGAAACTTTGATCCTAGCCAGCCTGTGGTCGTGGTGGATGACGTTATCACCACGGGCGATTCCACGCTGAAAGCCATCCAGGCCAT
It includes:
- the pyrE gene encoding orotate phosphoribosyltransferase gives rise to the protein MSLESDRTELAQILRTKSVKTGKFTLASGKESDLYVDCRVTTLDARGAVLVGRVLHDLLRKEEAAKGLSIGSLGGLTMGADPITLAVAMTSSLAGETKLIQAFNVRKEPKGHGRGKRIEGNFDPSQPVVVVDDVITTGDSTLKAIQAIEEEGGKVAFALILVDRQEGGRQNIESKGYPVVAAYTRADLV